The Toxorhynchites rutilus septentrionalis strain SRP chromosome 3, ASM2978413v1, whole genome shotgun sequence genome includes a region encoding these proteins:
- the LOC129778312 gene encoding uncharacterized protein LOC129778312: MKGANLEPEMHQSLPPKIWKRDEMLAFLDIFESTFHSSVSDPFDSEADMWECISNKLHAQGYTASAQHCQRKWNFLYKTYINNQNTQGVYYAKIKRIVEFSQQLNEQSELLELNDDDDAGEEGHESQVKNEFSVAEEEHLAVEMEEEMEQVEPIEAEFLTEAFIKSDDGTVQTQQELTDDNAATAYDTGQKEPIRERHSASDEHNLMDVLLDIVKKIEVIQKVQKDQGQRLKEMESLHLQNRFTLLEIKKHLNVD; this comes from the exons ATGAAGGGCGCAAATTTAGAG CCTGAGATGCATCAGTCGCTGCCACCAAAAATCTGGAAACGGGATGAGATGCTCGCATTCTTAGATATCTTTGAATCTACATTCCATTCATCGGTCTCCGATCCGTTCGATTCAGAAGCAGATATGTGGGAATGTATTTCGAATAAACTGCACGCTCAAGGTTACACCGCGTCGGCTCAACATTGCCAAAGGAAATGGAATTTTCTGTACAAAACATACATCAACAATCAAAATACACAGGGCGTATATTACGCAAAAATAAAACGTATCGTTGAATTCTCACAGCAActgaatgaacagtcagaattGCTCGAgctaaacgatgacgatgaTGCTGGTGAAGAAGGACATGAGAGCCAGGTCAAAAACGAGTTCTCTGTGGCGGAAGAAGAGCACCTGGCGGTCGAAATGGAAGAGGAGATGGAACAAGTTGAACCAATCGAAGCGGAATTTTTAACAGAAGCATTTATTAAATCAGACGATGGGACAGTGCAAACACAGCAAGAGCTAACAGACGACAATGCAGCAACAGCCTACGACACTGGTCAAAAAGAACCTATACGTGAAAGACATTCGGCTAGCGACGAGCATAACTTAATGGATGTATTATTGGATATAGTTAAGAAAATAGAAGTTATTCAAAAAGTTCAAAAAGATCAGGGACAACGTCTGAAAGAAATGGAATCTCTGCATCTACAGAATAGGTTCACATTACTGGAAATCAAGAAACATTTGAATGTAGATTGA